One part of the Bdellovibrio bacteriovorus genome encodes these proteins:
- a CDS encoding DUF4340 domain-containing protein, which yields MKLKGRSILVICLLVFGGYAVYDFFHEKKMEEKRSMDARLMTVNFEQVDWVQVEKGDQKITLKRTVDGWNMEEPLKDQADNTAVDDFVKGAFPERIIETAAEGDSINWSLYGLDKPAGKVTFKTTAGTQNVFEISEKRNFEDNVFARRDGENKVLVVNSVWQNRVNKGVMDFRERRFLRHKIASVDEVRLKNQVESLEIRRVEGQWVAPAQKDLKLDQNKVREFLTAISDAKASEIVEGKLPALKNLFVMDLTMADKKWKAEVGQAQDLGIFAKVSEPAQAMKMEAGALDRFIKVSLADLREVSEPKQPKKSEAEESQAMMAEQKEK from the coding sequence ATGAAACTCAAAGGACGTTCAATTCTTGTCATCTGTCTGCTGGTTTTTGGTGGTTATGCGGTTTATGACTTCTTCCACGAAAAAAAGATGGAAGAAAAGCGTTCGATGGACGCGCGCCTGATGACCGTCAATTTTGAACAAGTGGACTGGGTTCAGGTCGAAAAAGGGGATCAGAAAATCACTCTGAAGCGCACGGTGGACGGCTGGAATATGGAAGAGCCTTTGAAAGATCAGGCTGACAACACCGCCGTGGACGATTTTGTCAAAGGCGCATTCCCAGAACGTATCATTGAAACCGCCGCCGAAGGCGACAGCATCAACTGGTCGTTGTATGGGCTGGATAAGCCTGCAGGTAAAGTGACTTTCAAGACCACCGCGGGCACCCAGAATGTCTTTGAGATCTCTGAAAAACGCAACTTTGAAGACAACGTGTTTGCCCGCCGTGATGGTGAAAACAAAGTCCTGGTGGTGAATTCGGTATGGCAAAACCGCGTGAACAAAGGTGTCATGGATTTCCGTGAACGCCGCTTCCTGCGCCATAAGATTGCCAGCGTGGACGAAGTCCGTTTGAAAAACCAGGTGGAGTCTTTGGAGATCCGCCGTGTGGAAGGCCAGTGGGTGGCGCCCGCGCAGAAGGACCTGAAGCTCGATCAAAACAAGGTGCGTGAATTCCTGACAGCAATTTCAGATGCCAAGGCCTCTGAAATCGTCGAGGGCAAACTTCCGGCCCTGAAGAATCTGTTTGTGATGGATCTGACGATGGCCGACAAAAAATGGAAGGCCGAAGTGGGGCAGGCTCAAGACCTTGGCATCTTTGCCAAGGTTTCTGAACCCGCTCAGGCAATGAAAATGGAAGCGGGCGCGCTGGATCGTTTTATCAAAGTCAGTCTGGCTGACTTGCGTGAAGTGTCCGAACCGAAACAACCTAAAAAAAGTGAAGCAGAAGAATCGCAGGCCATGATGGCCGAGCAGAAAGAAAAGTAA
- a CDS encoding GldG family protein, whose protein sequence is MSKLSKISFLFAGFSLVAMSITRYLLGDWVPFCWVALGLAVVFVLVGLIKDRAFFKEFFTMKTTKEGMSMGMLIILLLAVLGAVNYIGARHTKTWDFSSAKVNTLSEQSIKLVKGLDSDLKVYFFYKKGVEGNEENRRLFRELIKKYQDHSSKVQLDFVEVNERPDLAQEFGVDKGSGVVFLDYKGRRNRIEKIDEQDFTSALVKVTREKNKTVYFTVGHGEKALSENKEALGLGSLKSLLENNRYTVKELSLIQNAKIPDDADVIVIAGPVQGFQAFEIDALEAYLKNGGSLFLAIESQNTAGLEKLVAKMGVQFENNYILNQVETVMGKGINQGPTMGVIFSMNNKITKPFGRSEVTLFRYPQSLKKVDIVKGVVVDELVSTAPNAMAFPSMQIRGEGPEGSYALVDEVSGKWAGDDNAKDFTAIVAGDVDFLTNQMLYQNLNRDLVLNSIAALAKEESLISITPKEPLATQMIMTETKFGLFLFAFIIPLPILLLGTSIGLWLRRRNA, encoded by the coding sequence ATGAGTAAATTGAGCAAAATTTCTTTCCTGTTCGCTGGGTTTTCTTTGGTCGCCATGTCCATCACTCGTTACCTTTTGGGTGACTGGGTTCCGTTCTGCTGGGTGGCGTTGGGCTTGGCGGTGGTATTTGTTCTGGTCGGGCTTATCAAGGACCGTGCCTTCTTTAAGGAGTTCTTCACCATGAAGACAACGAAAGAAGGCATGAGCATGGGGATGCTGATCATCCTTTTGCTGGCAGTGTTGGGGGCCGTGAATTATATCGGTGCTCGCCACACCAAGACCTGGGACTTTTCTTCCGCCAAAGTGAACACTTTGTCTGAGCAATCGATCAAGCTTGTAAAGGGGCTTGATTCAGATCTGAAAGTTTATTTCTTCTATAAAAAAGGTGTCGAGGGCAACGAAGAAAACCGTCGTCTGTTCCGCGAGCTGATCAAAAAATATCAGGATCACAGCAGCAAAGTGCAGCTGGATTTCGTGGAAGTGAATGAGCGCCCGGACCTGGCACAGGAATTTGGTGTCGACAAGGGCAGCGGCGTGGTGTTCCTGGATTACAAGGGCCGCCGCAATCGCATCGAAAAAATCGACGAGCAGGATTTCACCAGTGCTTTGGTGAAGGTGACGCGCGAAAAGAACAAGACTGTTTATTTCACCGTCGGTCACGGGGAAAAGGCTTTGAGCGAAAACAAGGAGGCTCTGGGGCTGGGTTCTTTGAAGTCGTTGCTGGAAAACAACCGCTACACGGTCAAAGAACTTTCCCTGATCCAGAATGCCAAAATTCCTGATGATGCCGATGTTATCGTGATCGCGGGACCGGTTCAGGGTTTCCAGGCATTTGAAATCGACGCGTTGGAAGCATACCTGAAAAATGGAGGCAGTCTGTTCCTGGCGATTGAATCCCAGAACACGGCAGGTCTTGAAAAGCTGGTTGCCAAGATGGGTGTGCAGTTTGAAAACAACTACATCCTGAATCAGGTTGAAACTGTCATGGGTAAAGGCATTAATCAGGGCCCAACCATGGGGGTGATCTTCTCGATGAACAACAAGATCACAAAACCTTTCGGCCGCTCGGAAGTGACTTTGTTCCGTTATCCGCAGTCTTTGAAAAAAGTGGATATTGTTAAAGGCGTGGTTGTGGATGAACTGGTTTCCACCGCTCCCAATGCCATGGCGTTCCCGTCCATGCAGATTCGCGGCGAAGGCCCAGAGGGCAGTTATGCTCTGGTGGATGAAGTCAGCGGCAAGTGGGCCGGAGATGATAACGCCAAGGACTTTACGGCGATCGTGGCAGGGGACGTGGATTTCCTGACCAATCAGATGCTTTATCAGAACCTAAACCGGGATCTAGTGCTGAATTCCATTGCGGCTCTGGCCAAAGAGGAAAGCCTGATCAGCATCACGCCGAAAGAGCCTCTGGCGACACAAATGATCATGACAGAAACCAAGTTTGGTCTTTTCTTGTTTGCTTTCATCATCCCACTTCCTATTCTTTTGTTGGGCACCAGCATCGGTCTGTGGCTTAGAAGGAGAAATGCGTAA
- a CDS encoding ABC transporter permease produces MNPTMTIFKKELKGFYFNSTFWVICFLMSLVFSWVYPIQLNLFSQLLMNYVMQQGVPQNQLNIHYGVFLRQLSYLNLLLIFVVPALTMKLFAEEKKLRTFDLLLTSPVTSLQIVMGKYLAALGAVGGLVMLALLYPLATSTLATVNWGPLVVAFLGIFLVGAVYAAMDLFASSLTENSIVAYVASVIFNVSIWFVGIGTEVMDSEAARKIFEHVSLSSHLSSLVEGTVRSNALVFFFSIIVLFCFLAERVVESSRWR; encoded by the coding sequence ATGAATCCAACAATGACAATCTTTAAAAAAGAGCTGAAAGGTTTTTACTTCAATTCGACGTTCTGGGTGATCTGCTTCCTGATGAGTCTGGTGTTCAGTTGGGTTTACCCGATTCAGTTGAATCTGTTTTCACAGCTTTTGATGAACTACGTGATGCAACAGGGGGTTCCTCAGAACCAGTTGAACATTCATTATGGGGTGTTCCTGCGTCAGTTGTCGTACTTGAATCTTCTTTTGATCTTTGTGGTCCCGGCTTTGACCATGAAATTGTTTGCAGAGGAAAAGAAGCTTCGCACTTTTGACCTGCTTCTGACTTCTCCGGTGACGTCCCTGCAGATCGTGATGGGCAAGTACCTGGCCGCTCTTGGCGCGGTAGGGGGGCTGGTGATGCTGGCGCTGCTGTATCCGCTGGCGACCTCCACTTTGGCAACCGTGAACTGGGGCCCGCTGGTCGTGGCCTTTCTGGGGATTTTCCTGGTCGGCGCGGTTTATGCGGCGATGGATTTGTTTGCGTCTTCTTTGACAGAAAACAGCATCGTGGCTTATGTGGCGTCGGTGATCTTTAACGTGTCCATCTGGTTTGTCGGTATCGGCACCGAGGTCATGGACAGCGAAGCGGCTCGTAAAATTTTCGAGCATGTTTCCCTGAGCAGTCATCTTTCCAGTCTGGTGGAAGGCACCGTGCGCTCGAATGCGCTGGTCTTCTTCTTCAGTATTATTGTCCTGTTCTGTTTCCTGGCAGAGCGTGTTGTTGAATCCTCACGTTGGAGATAA
- a CDS encoding ABC transporter ATP-binding protein produces the protein MIEVKDLTKDYGPRRAIDKLNFSISKGDVVGFLGPNGAGKSTTMKIITGFMAPSHGNASVAGFDVFENPLEVKKRIGYLPEIPPVYADMFVRDYLRYVAALKQVPKEKIETCVNNAIEKTNLGDVQKRLIHHLSKGFKQRVGIAQAIVSDPEVLILDEPTVGLDPKQVAEIRELIKALKGQHTIILSTHILPEVEATCEKVIIINKGKIVAEDSIQNLAALDKGQVRLHVRLRKDVEDMKKVLSGVGAVTGVQLGASRKEWNIDLKGGEEAVENVSSQLVTAGYGLLELSQAKRDLEDVFLKLTYGQQDRGGEA, from the coding sequence GTGATTGAAGTCAAAGATCTCACCAAAGATTATGGTCCCCGACGGGCCATCGACAAACTGAACTTCTCAATTTCCAAGGGTGATGTTGTGGGCTTTTTGGGTCCCAACGGTGCCGGCAAATCCACGACAATGAAAATCATCACAGGCTTCATGGCTCCAAGTCATGGCAATGCCTCCGTCGCAGGATTTGATGTTTTTGAAAATCCTTTGGAAGTCAAAAAGCGCATTGGCTACCTGCCGGAAATTCCACCGGTCTATGCGGACATGTTCGTGCGCGATTATCTGCGCTATGTAGCGGCCCTGAAGCAAGTGCCAAAAGAAAAAATCGAAACGTGTGTGAACAACGCCATTGAAAAAACCAATCTGGGCGATGTGCAAAAACGTTTGATTCATCATTTATCCAAAGGTTTCAAGCAGCGTGTGGGCATTGCTCAGGCGATTGTGTCTGATCCTGAGGTTCTGATTCTGGATGAGCCGACCGTGGGCCTGGATCCAAAACAAGTGGCCGAGATCCGTGAGTTGATCAAAGCTTTAAAAGGCCAGCACACCATCATCCTTTCCACCCACATCCTGCCGGAAGTGGAAGCGACTTGCGAAAAAGTGATCATCATCAACAAAGGCAAGATCGTCGCGGAAGACAGCATCCAGAACTTGGCTGCTTTGGATAAAGGCCAGGTGCGCCTGCACGTGCGCTTGCGCAAGGACGTGGAAGACATGAAAAAGGTTCTTTCCGGCGTCGGGGCGGTGACGGGTGTTCAGTTGGGGGCTTCCCGCAAGGAATGGAATATTGACCTGAAGGGCGGCGAAGAGGCCGTTGAAAACGTCTCGTCCCAGCTTGTGACGGCCGGGTACGGACTGCTTGAGCTCAGTCAGGCCAAGCGCGATCTGGAAGATGTCTTCCTGAAACTCACATATGGTCAGCAGGATCGTGGAGGTGAAGCATGA
- a CDS encoding DUF814 domain-containing protein — protein sequence MKALTQQELQHFVSYFAPILDGAQLQDVLVNDRGLALGFHLRGTMYWMILDLVPNTPMLLLFEDQCPFKKGPKTKPVSLFLNSHARNLYVTSMTVQEAFGRVVCLQLKNATMDCELEIRLIPKQCNLIVKAHGKQVAWDRPLDLSPAPVVENPPEPRDLTAIHEEWLAEQSGGKKPTNLDPVAQWEKQKQKDLEKKRKALSEIQKQIESDRELLWYEAGQYLKTHGTLDVPEDLQSCVDRKQSLSWNIEHCFSKAKQMVGKKEGARERLDELLIEIQKLEATRYSAKQSKPVLVDLMKKADARGRKLHLDSGALAYCGKSGADNLALLRQAKAWDYWLHLKDYPGAHAIIHRQREQEITAAEVQEVAAWVARESLSSKSLMVGQKVAVVIVECRFVRPIKGDKLGRVTYHSEKSFNLTLN from the coding sequence ATGAAAGCCCTGACCCAGCAAGAACTCCAGCATTTCGTCTCTTACTTTGCTCCAATTTTGGACGGCGCCCAGTTGCAGGACGTGCTTGTCAATGACCGAGGTCTGGCTTTGGGCTTCCACCTGCGCGGGACCATGTATTGGATGATACTGGACCTTGTGCCAAACACCCCGATGCTGCTGCTTTTCGAGGATCAGTGCCCGTTTAAAAAAGGCCCGAAAACCAAGCCGGTCAGTCTTTTCCTGAATTCTCATGCTCGCAATTTGTATGTTACTTCCATGACCGTTCAAGAGGCCTTTGGCCGCGTGGTCTGTCTGCAGCTAAAGAATGCCACGATGGACTGCGAACTTGAAATTCGCCTGATTCCGAAACAATGCAATTTGATCGTCAAAGCTCATGGCAAACAGGTGGCGTGGGATCGGCCTCTGGATCTGTCGCCAGCTCCGGTGGTGGAAAATCCCCCCGAGCCGCGCGATCTGACCGCCATCCATGAAGAGTGGCTGGCAGAGCAATCCGGTGGCAAAAAGCCAACGAACCTGGATCCGGTCGCCCAATGGGAAAAGCAGAAGCAAAAGGATTTGGAAAAAAAGCGCAAGGCCTTAAGTGAAATCCAAAAGCAGATCGAAAGCGATCGTGAGCTTTTGTGGTACGAGGCCGGCCAGTATCTGAAAACTCACGGAACCCTGGATGTGCCTGAGGATCTGCAGTCCTGTGTGGATCGCAAGCAGTCTTTAAGCTGGAACATCGAACACTGTTTTTCCAAAGCCAAACAGATGGTCGGAAAAAAAGAGGGTGCCCGCGAACGCCTGGATGAGCTTTTGATCGAAATCCAGAAGCTCGAAGCCACTCGTTATTCGGCGAAGCAAAGCAAACCTGTCTTGGTGGACCTGATGAAAAAGGCCGATGCGCGGGGCCGCAAACTGCACCTGGATTCCGGCGCTTTGGCGTATTGCGGAAAGTCGGGTGCTGACAATCTGGCGCTGCTTCGCCAGGCCAAAGCGTGGGATTACTGGCTGCATCTGAAAGATTATCCGGGAGCACACGCCATCATCCATCGCCAGCGCGAGCAGGAAATCACTGCGGCCGAGGTGCAAGAGGTCGCAGCCTGGGTGGCCCGTGAATCTCTGTCGTCCAAATCCCTGATGGTCGGGCAAAAAGTGGCGGTGGTGATCGTCGAGTGCCGCTTTGTCCGTCCGATCAAGGGCGACAAATTGGGGCGCGTCACCTATCATTCGGAAAAATCGTTCAATCTGACCCTGAATTAA
- a CDS encoding DNA-dependent DNA polymerase — MNTDMLLKIVETQLQETQNMREKTPDFIRKVVHLYTLQLMKTGTIPLEFMEDVLEDIEAETIEIYRKKTYGFLTLEEYRRHKFRQKDDN; from the coding sequence ATGAACACAGATATGCTGCTAAAAATCGTAGAAACACAGCTTCAAGAGACTCAGAACATGCGCGAAAAGACCCCGGACTTTATCCGCAAGGTTGTACATCTGTACACGCTGCAACTGATGAAAACAGGCACCATTCCACTGGAATTCATGGAAGATGTGCTGGAAGACATTGAAGCAGAGACCATTGAAATCTATCGCAAGAAAACCTACGGTTTTTTGACCTTGGAAGAATATCGCAGGCATAAATTCCGTCAAAAAGACGACAACTAG
- a CDS encoding RsmB/NOP family class I SAM-dependent RNA methyltransferase yields MNTDHPFYRHFEKVYGSRWAGLFAALQTREQQVARVNAWSPSDKSTKSWSQFPEKAELPGCHWLTPAHGCQPERNSDELLDIYIMDPASVMVARALDVQPGDRLLDMCAAPGGKSLVMIESFGDEGEIFCNDLSPERRERLKKVIQQYVPREVRNRVWVTGKDGVQFGLKEPGSFDRVLLDAPCSGERHILENQAAQDEWSPRRTEHLAARQYSLLAAAFLAVKAGGRIVYSTCSISPAENDDVVRKLLKKKKSAVKLLEAPLGLGGERTELGVAYMPDQCGFGPLYFAVIEKVEE; encoded by the coding sequence ATGAACACCGATCATCCCTTTTATCGTCATTTTGAAAAAGTCTATGGCTCCCGTTGGGCGGGCCTTTTCGCCGCTTTGCAAACCCGCGAACAACAAGTCGCCCGGGTGAACGCCTGGAGCCCTTCCGATAAAAGCACCAAATCCTGGTCTCAGTTTCCGGAAAAGGCCGAGCTTCCTGGCTGTCATTGGTTGACGCCGGCTCACGGCTGTCAGCCCGAGCGCAATTCTGATGAGCTGCTGGATATTTACATCATGGATCCGGCCAGCGTCATGGTGGCGCGAGCTTTGGACGTGCAGCCGGGGGACCGGTTGTTGGATATGTGTGCGGCCCCGGGCGGGAAAAGTCTGGTGATGATTGAATCTTTCGGGGACGAGGGTGAGATCTTCTGCAATGACCTGTCGCCGGAACGTCGTGAACGCCTGAAGAAGGTGATTCAGCAGTATGTGCCGCGCGAGGTGCGAAACCGCGTGTGGGTCACCGGGAAAGACGGTGTGCAGTTTGGTTTGAAAGAACCCGGCAGCTTTGACCGCGTGTTGTTGGATGCTCCTTGTTCCGGTGAGCGCCATATTCTGGAAAATCAGGCGGCTCAGGACGAATGGAGTCCGCGTCGCACCGAACATCTGGCGGCAAGGCAGTACTCTTTGTTGGCGGCAGCCTTTCTGGCGGTAAAAGCCGGGGGTCGCATTGTATATTCCACCTGCTCTATCAGTCCGGCGGAAAACGATGATGTGGTTCGCAAGCTTTTGAAAAAGAAAAAATCAGCGGTGAAACTGCTGGAAGCACCTTTGGGTCTGGGTGGGGAGCGCACGGAGCTGGGCGTGGCGTACATGCCGGATCAGTGTGGTTTTGGTCCGTTGTACTTTGCGGTGATCGAGAAGGTTGAAGAATAA
- a CDS encoding sensor histidine kinase — MKRAEQIRMDFVGNASHELRTPLTSIKGYVDTLKEDVKTGQIQQAGKFLDIVSRNIDRLMDLVNDMLSINTLEASNSELKLEMIHPLAISEHVVSELAVMAAEKNITIRVNGDVPPFLADARKVEQVLRNLVSNAVKYIPSGKTIQIRWERDIKEYIILRVIDDGQGIPEQHLDRLFERFYRIDKGRTRDAGGTGLGLAIVKHIMQSHGGTVAVKSIVDQGSEFICSFPIRK, encoded by the coding sequence ATGAAACGGGCTGAACAGATCCGCATGGATTTTGTTGGAAACGCGTCTCATGAACTGCGAACGCCGCTTACGTCCATCAAGGGCTATGTGGACACACTGAAAGAGGACGTAAAAACTGGCCAGATTCAGCAGGCCGGAAAGTTCCTGGATATCGTGTCTCGAAATATTGACCGCCTGATGGATCTAGTGAATGACATGCTTAGCATCAACACGCTGGAAGCCTCAAATTCTGAGCTGAAGCTTGAAATGATTCATCCGCTGGCGATTTCTGAGCACGTGGTTTCAGAGCTGGCCGTGATGGCGGCGGAAAAAAACATCACCATCCGTGTGAACGGCGATGTTCCCCCGTTTTTGGCCGATGCCCGCAAAGTGGAACAAGTCCTGCGCAATCTGGTGTCCAATGCCGTGAAATACATTCCCTCTGGCAAGACCATCCAGATCCGCTGGGAACGCGATATCAAAGAATACATCATCCTGCGTGTGATCGATGACGGGCAGGGGATTCCTGAGCAACACTTGGATCGCCTGTTTGAGCGCTTTTATCGCATCGACAAGGGGCGCACCCGCGATGCCGGGGGCACGGGGCTGGGGCTGGCCATTGTGAAGCATATTATGCAAAGTCACGGTGGTACGGTTGCGGTGAAAAGTATTGTCGACCAGGGATCTGAATTTATTTGCTCTTTCCCGATCCGAAAGTAA
- a CDS encoding response regulator transcription factor: MADNSVHVLVVEDEQEIRELMALHLLRQGYRVTECASAEEALNEMNRQNYSLFVLDWMLPGLSGVDIVDKIKAKNTGASVLMVTAKTEPQDIVAGLEKGADDYMTKPFNPSVFIARIKALLRRSQVQTAAPTAADDGEVSLMGLKINFKSYEISYNNEPLHLTPSEFKLLGALVQNHGCVLTREQLIENIQGEGINVVGRTIDTHVFGLRKKLGEWGDRIETIRGVGYRVKVDIA; the protein is encoded by the coding sequence TTGGCTGATAATTCAGTTCATGTGCTAGTGGTGGAAGATGAGCAGGAAATCCGGGAGCTGATGGCTCTGCACCTGCTCCGTCAAGGGTACCGAGTGACCGAATGTGCTTCCGCCGAAGAAGCTCTGAACGAAATGAATCGCCAGAACTATTCCTTGTTCGTCCTTGACTGGATGCTGCCGGGCTTGAGCGGCGTCGACATCGTCGACAAAATCAAAGCCAAAAACACCGGGGCCTCAGTTCTGATGGTCACCGCTAAAACCGAACCTCAGGACATCGTTGCCGGCCTTGAAAAAGGGGCTGACGACTATATGACCAAGCCTTTCAATCCTTCCGTCTTCATTGCTCGCATCAAGGCTCTTTTGCGCAGGTCTCAGGTTCAGACCGCTGCTCCCACAGCGGCTGACGACGGTGAAGTTTCCCTGATGGGTTTGAAAATCAACTTCAAGTCTTACGAGATCTCTTACAACAACGAGCCTCTGCACCTGACTCCTTCGGAATTCAAGCTGCTGGGGGCGTTGGTTCAGAATCACGGCTGCGTTTTGACCCGCGAACAACTGATTGAAAACATTCAGGGCGAGGGTATTAACGTGGTTGGCCGCACTATCGACACTCATGTCTTCGGATTACGCAAGAAGTTAGGGGAGTGGGGAGACCGTATTGAGACTATCCGTGGCGTTGGATATCGGGTTAAAGTAGATATCGCATGA
- the phoU gene encoding phosphate signaling complex protein PhoU — protein sequence MERAIDIQLEDLKKMILLMGGHVEKSLAQVTAALLSRDVDMFSGVHDIEKLINEDHIRVDNACMHVLAKQGPVAKDLRLIISVLKINNDLERMGDQTVNISYSGKDYLGRKPIQQQLGDIQKMSEIAGRMVKGSLDSFVRGDVEQAKKILLMDDEIDALKNKVFQDAMAHMKAHSDDVEAGMDLILIARNLERLGDHATNIAEDVIFAFTGKDVRHGGKFG from the coding sequence ATGGAAAGAGCGATAGATATTCAACTGGAAGACCTGAAAAAAATGATTCTTCTGATGGGTGGCCATGTTGAAAAATCTCTGGCTCAGGTGACCGCGGCTTTGTTGTCCCGTGATGTGGATATGTTCAGCGGTGTTCATGACATCGAGAAACTGATCAATGAAGACCACATCCGCGTGGACAACGCCTGCATGCACGTCCTGGCAAAGCAGGGCCCGGTGGCCAAAGACCTGCGTTTGATCATTTCCGTTCTTAAGATCAACAACGATCTGGAACGCATGGGTGATCAGACCGTGAATATCTCCTACTCCGGGAAGGATTATCTGGGGCGCAAACCCATCCAGCAGCAGTTGGGCGACATTCAGAAAATGTCTGAAATCGCCGGACGTATGGTGAAGGGCTCTTTGGACAGCTTCGTCCGTGGTGACGTTGAGCAGGCCAAAAAGATCCTGTTGATGGATGACGAAATCGACGCTCTGAAAAACAAGGTTTTCCAGGACGCGATGGCGCACATGAAAGCCCACTCTGATGATGTGGAAGCGGGCATGGATTTGATTTTGATTGCGAGAAATCTGGAACGTCTTGGAGATCACGCGACGAATATCGCAGAAGACGTGATCTTTGCCTTTACTGGCAAGGACGTCCGACACGGAGGAAAGTTTGGCTGA
- a CDS encoding Ppx/GppA phosphatase family protein has product MSRRISAIDIGSNAIRMMIADVHEQAPHLHIVKKYRAAVRLGHDVFTQGVITPASLDIAKATFQRYALTNRELGVTKCRAVATSASREAKNQKEFVDLIYKTSGIKIEVIDGTEEGRLIHLAVRKELDLDNKKSMLIDIGGGSVEVTFSQGPKMLATKSFPMGTVRVLENLAKRNLNENHLNIIMGEFIGALGEHIYKNCDHDPVDFAIGTGGNLECLGQLKGELLKKSPQSFLTLAELTEIIDRLRTFKVKDRIEKLHLRPDRADVIVPAAMLVQTIMRQAETEKILIPNVGLRDGLIWSML; this is encoded by the coding sequence GTGTCACGTCGTATATCCGCCATTGATATCGGGTCCAACGCCATTCGCATGATGATTGCCGACGTTCATGAGCAAGCTCCGCACCTGCATATCGTGAAGAAGTACCGCGCCGCTGTCCGCCTGGGGCATGACGTTTTCACTCAAGGGGTGATCACGCCGGCCTCTTTGGACATCGCCAAGGCCACCTTTCAGCGCTATGCCCTGACCAACCGTGAACTGGGTGTGACCAAGTGCCGGGCGGTGGCCACTTCTGCCAGTCGGGAAGCGAAAAATCAGAAGGAGTTCGTGGATCTGATTTATAAAACATCGGGCATCAAGATCGAGGTTATTGATGGCACCGAGGAAGGTCGCCTGATTCATCTGGCTGTTCGTAAAGAGCTGGATCTGGACAACAAAAAGTCGATGCTGATTGATATTGGCGGCGGCAGTGTTGAGGTGACCTTTTCGCAAGGGCCGAAGATGCTGGCGACCAAGTCATTCCCAATGGGCACCGTGCGCGTGCTGGAAAATCTGGCCAAACGAAATCTGAATGAAAATCATCTGAATATCATCATGGGCGAATTCATCGGCGCTTTGGGCGAGCATATCTACAAGAACTGCGATCACGACCCGGTGGATTTCGCCATCGGCACCGGTGGCAATCTTGAATGCCTGGGTCAACTGAAGGGCGAGTTGCTAAAGAAATCCCCCCAATCATTCCTGACCCTGGCCGAGCTGACTGAAATCATCGACCGCCTGCGCACCTTCAAGGTCAAAGACCGCATCGAAAAATTGCACCTTCGCCCCGACCGCGCCGATGTCATCGTCCCGGCCGCCATGCTGGTCCAAACCATCATGCGCCAGGCAGAGACCGAAAAGATCCTGATCCCCAACGTCGGCCTGCGCGACGGCCTGATCTGGTCCATGCTCTGA
- a CDS encoding transposase, whose amino-acid sequence MAKHFSFGGDLKHDFNGTSYGGELSKGKRRSQRPLSNYEPIHLVLKSNKAFGRRSLLHPANRKMLLKYTRRFVFRFKVRLYSFANVGNHIHILIRVPNRKAYVSFISALTGTISKMIFKSAGMWDLRPFTRVTSMGRGFGIVRKYIERNVEQGLMVVESIMKKDPLWRRAGFDSVIWSWG is encoded by the coding sequence ATGGCAAAACACTTTTCTTTTGGCGGCGATCTTAAACATGACTTCAATGGAACCTCTTATGGAGGAGAACTTTCTAAAGGCAAACGACGAAGCCAGCGACCACTTTCCAACTATGAACCGATTCACCTGGTACTTAAGAGCAACAAAGCCTTCGGGCGAAGGTCCCTTTTGCATCCGGCGAACAGGAAAATGCTTCTGAAATACACACGAAGATTTGTATTTCGTTTCAAGGTGAGACTTTACAGCTTTGCCAATGTCGGAAACCACATCCATATATTGATCCGCGTCCCTAATCGCAAAGCCTATGTCAGTTTTATCAGCGCACTGACAGGCACCATCTCTAAAATGATCTTCAAATCCGCCGGCATGTGGGACCTTCGCCCCTTCACTCGTGTCACCTCTATGGGGCGAGGGTTCGGAATTGTGCGGAAGTATATAGAAAGGAACGTCGAACAAGGCTTGATGGTGGTGGAATCCATTATGAAGAAAGATCCACTTTGGCGGCGGGCGGGATTTGACTCGGTGATTTGGTCCTGGGGATAG